One window of the Felis catus isolate Fca126 chromosome E3, F.catus_Fca126_mat1.0, whole genome shotgun sequence genome contains the following:
- the MAZ gene encoding myc-associated zinc finger protein isoform X4: protein MDPGNWSSFIFQGHAQNPLQVGAELQSRFFASQGCAQSPFQAAPAPPPTPQPPAAEPLQVDLLPVLAAAQESAAAAAAAAAAAAAAAVAAAPPAPAAASTVDTAALKQPPAPPPPPPPVSAPAAEAAPPVSAATIAAAAATAVVAPTSTVAVAPVASALEKKTKSKGPYICALCAKEFKNGYNLRRHEAIHTGAKAGRVPSGAMKMPTMVPLSLLSVPQLSGAGGGGGEAGAGGGAAAVAAGGVVTTTASGKRIRKNHACEMCGKAFRDVYHLNRHKLSHSDEKPYQCPVCQQRFKRKDRMSYHVRSHDGAVHKPYNCSHCGKSFSRPDHLNSHVRQVHSTERPFKCEKCEAAFATKDRLRAHTVRHEEKVPCHVCGKMLSSAYISDHMKVHSQGPHHVCELCNKGTGEVCPMAAAAAAAAAAAAAAAVAAPPTAVGSLSGAEGVPVSSQPLPSQPW, encoded by the exons atGGATCCCGGCAACTGGAGCAGCTTCATCTTCCAG GGTCACGCCCAGAACCCCCTGCAGGTCGGGGCTGAGCTCCAGTCCCGCTTCTTTGCCTCCCAGGGCTGCGCCCAGAGTCCATTCCAG GCCGCGCCGGCGCCCCCACCCACGCCCCAGCCCCCGGCGGCCGAGCCCCTCCAGGTGGACTTGCTCCCGGTTCTCGCCGCCGCCCAGGAGTcggccgccgccgcggccgccgccgcagctgccgccgccgccgccgccgtcgccgctgcgcccccggccccggccgccGCCTCCACAGTGGACACAGCGGCTCTGAAGCAGCCGCcggcgcccccgccgccgcccccgccggtGTCGGCGCCCGCTGCCGAGGCCGCGCCCCCTGTCTCTGCCGCCACCATCGCCGCAGCCGCGGCCACCGCCGTCGTAGCCCCAACCTCGACGGTCGCCGTGGCCCCGGTCGCATCTGccttggagaagaaaacaaagagcaagggGCCCTACATCTGCGCCCTGTGCGCCAAGGAGTTCAAGAACGGCTACAACCTCCGGAGGCACGAGGCCATCCACACGGGAGCCAAGGCCGGCCGGGTCCCCTCGGGTGCTATGAAGATGCCCACCATGGTGCCCCTGAGCCTCCTGAGCGTGCCCCAGCTGAGCGGagccggcgggggagggggagaagcgGGTGCGGGCGGCGGAGCGGCCGCCGTGGCCGCGGGTGGCGTGGTGACCACGACCGCCTCGGGAAAGCGCATCCGGAAGAACCACGCCTGTGAGATGTGCGGCAAGGCCTTCCGCGACGTCTACCACCTGAACCGACACAAGCTGTCGCACTCGGACGAGAAGCCCTACCAGTGCCCGGTGTGCCAGCAGCGCTTCAAGCGCAAGGACCGCATGAGCTACCACGTGCGCTCACATGACGGCGCTGTGCACAAGCCCTACAACTGCTCCCACTGTGGCAAGAGCTTCTCCCG GCCGGATCACCTCAACAGTCACGTCAGACAAGTGCACTCAACAGAACGGCCCTTCAAATGTGAG aaATGTGAGGCAGCTTTTGCTACGAAGGATCGACTGCGGGCGCACACAGTACGACACGAGGAGAAGGTGCCATGTCATGTGTGTGGCAAGATGCTGAGCTCGGCTTATATTTCGGACCACATGAAGGTGCACAGCCAGGGCCCTCACCATGTCTGTGAGCTCTGCAACAAAG GTACCGGTGAGGTCTGTCctatggcggcggcggcggcggcagctgcagcggcggcggcggcggcagcggtgGCGGCTCCCCCGACAGCTGTGGGCTCCCTCTCGGGGGCCGAGGGGGTGCCCGTGAGCTCTCAGCCACTTCCCTCTCAGCCCTGGTGA
- the MAZ gene encoding myc-associated zinc finger protein isoform X1, translating to MFPVFPCTLLAPPFPVLGLDSRGVGGLMNSFPPPQGHAQNPLQVGAELQSRFFASQGCAQSPFQAAPAPPPTPQPPAAEPLQVDLLPVLAAAQESAAAAAAAAAAAAAAAVAAAPPAPAAASTVDTAALKQPPAPPPPPPPVSAPAAEAAPPVSAATIAAAAATAVVAPTSTVAVAPVASALEKKTKSKGPYICALCAKEFKNGYNLRRHEAIHTGAKAGRVPSGAMKMPTMVPLSLLSVPQLSGAGGGGGEAGAGGGAAAVAAGGVVTTTASGKRIRKNHACEMCGKAFRDVYHLNRHKLSHSDEKPYQCPVCQQRFKRKDRMSYHVRSHDGAVHKPYNCSHCGKSFSRPDHLNSHVRQVHSTERPFKCEKCEAAFATKDRLRAHTVRHEEKVPCHVCGKMLSSAYISDHMKVHSQGPHHVCELCNKGFTTAAYLRIHAVKDHGLQAPRADRILCKLCSVHCKTPAQLAGHMQTHLGGAAPPVPGDAPQPQPTC from the exons ATGTTCCCCGTGTTCCCTTGCACGCTGCTGGCCCCCCCCTTCCCCGTGCTGGGCCTGGACTCCCGGGGGGTGGGCGGCCTCATGAACTCCTTCCCGCCACCTCAGGGTCACGCCCAGAACCCCCTGCAGGTCGGGGCTGAGCTCCAGTCCCGCTTCTTTGCCTCCCAGGGCTGCGCCCAGAGTCCATTCCAG GCCGCGCCGGCGCCCCCACCCACGCCCCAGCCCCCGGCGGCCGAGCCCCTCCAGGTGGACTTGCTCCCGGTTCTCGCCGCCGCCCAGGAGTcggccgccgccgcggccgccgccgcagctgccgccgccgccgccgccgtcgccgctgcgcccccggccccggccgccGCCTCCACAGTGGACACAGCGGCTCTGAAGCAGCCGCcggcgcccccgccgccgcccccgccggtGTCGGCGCCCGCTGCCGAGGCCGCGCCCCCTGTCTCTGCCGCCACCATCGCCGCAGCCGCGGCCACCGCCGTCGTAGCCCCAACCTCGACGGTCGCCGTGGCCCCGGTCGCATCTGccttggagaagaaaacaaagagcaagggGCCCTACATCTGCGCCCTGTGCGCCAAGGAGTTCAAGAACGGCTACAACCTCCGGAGGCACGAGGCCATCCACACGGGAGCCAAGGCCGGCCGGGTCCCCTCGGGTGCTATGAAGATGCCCACCATGGTGCCCCTGAGCCTCCTGAGCGTGCCCCAGCTGAGCGGagccggcgggggagggggagaagcgGGTGCGGGCGGCGGAGCGGCCGCCGTGGCCGCGGGTGGCGTGGTGACCACGACCGCCTCGGGAAAGCGCATCCGGAAGAACCACGCCTGTGAGATGTGCGGCAAGGCCTTCCGCGACGTCTACCACCTGAACCGACACAAGCTGTCGCACTCGGACGAGAAGCCCTACCAGTGCCCGGTGTGCCAGCAGCGCTTCAAGCGCAAGGACCGCATGAGCTACCACGTGCGCTCACATGACGGCGCTGTGCACAAGCCCTACAACTGCTCCCACTGTGGCAAGAGCTTCTCCCG GCCGGATCACCTCAACAGTCACGTCAGACAAGTGCACTCAACAGAACGGCCCTTCAAATGTGAG aaATGTGAGGCAGCTTTTGCTACGAAGGATCGACTGCGGGCGCACACAGTACGACACGAGGAGAAGGTGCCATGTCATGTGTGTGGCAAGATGCTGAGCTCGGCTTATATTTCGGACCACATGAAGGTGCACAGCCAGGGCCCTCACCATGTCTGTGAGCTCTGCAACAAAG gcTTCACCACAGCAGCATACCTGCGCATCCACGCGGTGAAGGACCACGGGCTCCAGGCCCCGCGGGCTGACCGCATCCTGTGCAAGCTGTGCAGCGTGCACTGCAAGACCCCTGCCCAGCTGGCCGGCCACATGCAGACCCATCTGGGGGGGGCCGCCCCCCCTGTCCCGGGAGACGCCCCCCAGCCACAGCCCACCTGCTGA
- the MAZ gene encoding myc-associated zinc finger protein isoform X2, producing MFPVFPCTLLAPPFPVLGLDSRGVGGLMNSFPPPQGHAQNPLQVGAELQSRFFASQGCAQSPFQAAPAPPPTPQPPAAEPLQVDLLPVLAAAQESAAAAAAAAAAAAAAAVAAAPPAPAAASTVDTAALKQPPAPPPPPPPVSAPAAEAAPPVSAATIAAAAATAVVAPTSTVAVAPVASALEKKTKSKGPYICALCAKEFKNGYNLRRHEAIHTGAKAGRVPSGAMKMPTMVPLSLLSVPQLSGAGGGGGEAGAGGGAAAVAAGGVVTTTASGKRIRKNHACEMCGKAFRDVYHLNRHKLSHSDEKPYQCPVCQQRFKRKDRMSYHVRSHDGAVHKPYNCSHCGKSFSRPDHLNSHVRQVHSTERPFKCEKCEAAFATKDRLRAHTVRHEEKVPCHVCGKMLSSAYISDHMKVHSQGPHHVCELCNKGTGEVCPMAAAAAAAAAAAAAAAVAAPPTAVGSLSGAEGVPVSSQPLPSQPW from the exons ATGTTCCCCGTGTTCCCTTGCACGCTGCTGGCCCCCCCCTTCCCCGTGCTGGGCCTGGACTCCCGGGGGGTGGGCGGCCTCATGAACTCCTTCCCGCCACCTCAGGGTCACGCCCAGAACCCCCTGCAGGTCGGGGCTGAGCTCCAGTCCCGCTTCTTTGCCTCCCAGGGCTGCGCCCAGAGTCCATTCCAG GCCGCGCCGGCGCCCCCACCCACGCCCCAGCCCCCGGCGGCCGAGCCCCTCCAGGTGGACTTGCTCCCGGTTCTCGCCGCCGCCCAGGAGTcggccgccgccgcggccgccgccgcagctgccgccgccgccgccgccgtcgccgctgcgcccccggccccggccgccGCCTCCACAGTGGACACAGCGGCTCTGAAGCAGCCGCcggcgcccccgccgccgcccccgccggtGTCGGCGCCCGCTGCCGAGGCCGCGCCCCCTGTCTCTGCCGCCACCATCGCCGCAGCCGCGGCCACCGCCGTCGTAGCCCCAACCTCGACGGTCGCCGTGGCCCCGGTCGCATCTGccttggagaagaaaacaaagagcaagggGCCCTACATCTGCGCCCTGTGCGCCAAGGAGTTCAAGAACGGCTACAACCTCCGGAGGCACGAGGCCATCCACACGGGAGCCAAGGCCGGCCGGGTCCCCTCGGGTGCTATGAAGATGCCCACCATGGTGCCCCTGAGCCTCCTGAGCGTGCCCCAGCTGAGCGGagccggcgggggagggggagaagcgGGTGCGGGCGGCGGAGCGGCCGCCGTGGCCGCGGGTGGCGTGGTGACCACGACCGCCTCGGGAAAGCGCATCCGGAAGAACCACGCCTGTGAGATGTGCGGCAAGGCCTTCCGCGACGTCTACCACCTGAACCGACACAAGCTGTCGCACTCGGACGAGAAGCCCTACCAGTGCCCGGTGTGCCAGCAGCGCTTCAAGCGCAAGGACCGCATGAGCTACCACGTGCGCTCACATGACGGCGCTGTGCACAAGCCCTACAACTGCTCCCACTGTGGCAAGAGCTTCTCCCG GCCGGATCACCTCAACAGTCACGTCAGACAAGTGCACTCAACAGAACGGCCCTTCAAATGTGAG aaATGTGAGGCAGCTTTTGCTACGAAGGATCGACTGCGGGCGCACACAGTACGACACGAGGAGAAGGTGCCATGTCATGTGTGTGGCAAGATGCTGAGCTCGGCTTATATTTCGGACCACATGAAGGTGCACAGCCAGGGCCCTCACCATGTCTGTGAGCTCTGCAACAAAG GTACCGGTGAGGTCTGTCctatggcggcggcggcggcggcagctgcagcggcggcggcggcggcagcggtgGCGGCTCCCCCGACAGCTGTGGGCTCCCTCTCGGGGGCCGAGGGGGTGCCCGTGAGCTCTCAGCCACTTCCCTCTCAGCCCTGGTGA
- the MAZ gene encoding myc-associated zinc finger protein isoform X5 yields MFPVFPCTLLAPPFPVLGLDSRGVGGLMNSFPPPQGHAQNPLQVGAELQSRFFASQGCAQSPFQAAPAPPPTPQPPAAEPLQVDLLPVLAAAQESAAAAAAAAAAAAAAAVAAAPPAPAAASTVDTAALKQPPAPPPPPPPVSAPAAEAAPPVSAATIAAAAATAVVAPTSTVAVAPVASALEKKTKSKGPYICALCAKEFKNGYNLRRHEAIHTGAKAGRVPSGAMKMPTMVPLSLLSVPQLSGAGGGGGEAGAGGGAAAVAAGGVVTTTASGKRIRKNHACEMCGKAFRDVYHLNRHKLSHSDEKPYQCPVCQQRFKRKDRMSYHVRSHDGAVHKPYNCSHCGKSFSRPDHLNSHVRQVHSTERPFKCETLSSHSHFLQIKDPQGSDSFNLLPPSPHSPKL; encoded by the exons ATGTTCCCCGTGTTCCCTTGCACGCTGCTGGCCCCCCCCTTCCCCGTGCTGGGCCTGGACTCCCGGGGGGTGGGCGGCCTCATGAACTCCTTCCCGCCACCTCAGGGTCACGCCCAGAACCCCCTGCAGGTCGGGGCTGAGCTCCAGTCCCGCTTCTTTGCCTCCCAGGGCTGCGCCCAGAGTCCATTCCAG GCCGCGCCGGCGCCCCCACCCACGCCCCAGCCCCCGGCGGCCGAGCCCCTCCAGGTGGACTTGCTCCCGGTTCTCGCCGCCGCCCAGGAGTcggccgccgccgcggccgccgccgcagctgccgccgccgccgccgccgtcgccgctgcgcccccggccccggccgccGCCTCCACAGTGGACACAGCGGCTCTGAAGCAGCCGCcggcgcccccgccgccgcccccgccggtGTCGGCGCCCGCTGCCGAGGCCGCGCCCCCTGTCTCTGCCGCCACCATCGCCGCAGCCGCGGCCACCGCCGTCGTAGCCCCAACCTCGACGGTCGCCGTGGCCCCGGTCGCATCTGccttggagaagaaaacaaagagcaagggGCCCTACATCTGCGCCCTGTGCGCCAAGGAGTTCAAGAACGGCTACAACCTCCGGAGGCACGAGGCCATCCACACGGGAGCCAAGGCCGGCCGGGTCCCCTCGGGTGCTATGAAGATGCCCACCATGGTGCCCCTGAGCCTCCTGAGCGTGCCCCAGCTGAGCGGagccggcgggggagggggagaagcgGGTGCGGGCGGCGGAGCGGCCGCCGTGGCCGCGGGTGGCGTGGTGACCACGACCGCCTCGGGAAAGCGCATCCGGAAGAACCACGCCTGTGAGATGTGCGGCAAGGCCTTCCGCGACGTCTACCACCTGAACCGACACAAGCTGTCGCACTCGGACGAGAAGCCCTACCAGTGCCCGGTGTGCCAGCAGCGCTTCAAGCGCAAGGACCGCATGAGCTACCACGTGCGCTCACATGACGGCGCTGTGCACAAGCCCTACAACTGCTCCCACTGTGGCAAGAGCTTCTCCCG GCCGGATCACCTCAACAGTCACGTCAGACAAGTGCACTCAACAGAACGGCCCTTCAAATGTGAG ACCCTGTCATCTCACTCCCATTTCCTACAGATCAAAGATCCCCAAGGCTCTGATTCCTTTAACCTcttgcccccctctccccactccccaaagCTTTAA
- the MAZ gene encoding myc-associated zinc finger protein isoform X3, which yields MDPGNWSSFIFQGHAQNPLQVGAELQSRFFASQGCAQSPFQAAPAPPPTPQPPAAEPLQVDLLPVLAAAQESAAAAAAAAAAAAAAAVAAAPPAPAAASTVDTAALKQPPAPPPPPPPVSAPAAEAAPPVSAATIAAAAATAVVAPTSTVAVAPVASALEKKTKSKGPYICALCAKEFKNGYNLRRHEAIHTGAKAGRVPSGAMKMPTMVPLSLLSVPQLSGAGGGGGEAGAGGGAAAVAAGGVVTTTASGKRIRKNHACEMCGKAFRDVYHLNRHKLSHSDEKPYQCPVCQQRFKRKDRMSYHVRSHDGAVHKPYNCSHCGKSFSRPDHLNSHVRQVHSTERPFKCEKCEAAFATKDRLRAHTVRHEEKVPCHVCGKMLSSAYISDHMKVHSQGPHHVCELCNKGFTTAAYLRIHAVKDHGLQAPRADRILCKLCSVHCKTPAQLAGHMQTHLGGAAPPVPGDAPQPQPTC from the exons atGGATCCCGGCAACTGGAGCAGCTTCATCTTCCAG GGTCACGCCCAGAACCCCCTGCAGGTCGGGGCTGAGCTCCAGTCCCGCTTCTTTGCCTCCCAGGGCTGCGCCCAGAGTCCATTCCAG GCCGCGCCGGCGCCCCCACCCACGCCCCAGCCCCCGGCGGCCGAGCCCCTCCAGGTGGACTTGCTCCCGGTTCTCGCCGCCGCCCAGGAGTcggccgccgccgcggccgccgccgcagctgccgccgccgccgccgccgtcgccgctgcgcccccggccccggccgccGCCTCCACAGTGGACACAGCGGCTCTGAAGCAGCCGCcggcgcccccgccgccgcccccgccggtGTCGGCGCCCGCTGCCGAGGCCGCGCCCCCTGTCTCTGCCGCCACCATCGCCGCAGCCGCGGCCACCGCCGTCGTAGCCCCAACCTCGACGGTCGCCGTGGCCCCGGTCGCATCTGccttggagaagaaaacaaagagcaagggGCCCTACATCTGCGCCCTGTGCGCCAAGGAGTTCAAGAACGGCTACAACCTCCGGAGGCACGAGGCCATCCACACGGGAGCCAAGGCCGGCCGGGTCCCCTCGGGTGCTATGAAGATGCCCACCATGGTGCCCCTGAGCCTCCTGAGCGTGCCCCAGCTGAGCGGagccggcgggggagggggagaagcgGGTGCGGGCGGCGGAGCGGCCGCCGTGGCCGCGGGTGGCGTGGTGACCACGACCGCCTCGGGAAAGCGCATCCGGAAGAACCACGCCTGTGAGATGTGCGGCAAGGCCTTCCGCGACGTCTACCACCTGAACCGACACAAGCTGTCGCACTCGGACGAGAAGCCCTACCAGTGCCCGGTGTGCCAGCAGCGCTTCAAGCGCAAGGACCGCATGAGCTACCACGTGCGCTCACATGACGGCGCTGTGCACAAGCCCTACAACTGCTCCCACTGTGGCAAGAGCTTCTCCCG GCCGGATCACCTCAACAGTCACGTCAGACAAGTGCACTCAACAGAACGGCCCTTCAAATGTGAG aaATGTGAGGCAGCTTTTGCTACGAAGGATCGACTGCGGGCGCACACAGTACGACACGAGGAGAAGGTGCCATGTCATGTGTGTGGCAAGATGCTGAGCTCGGCTTATATTTCGGACCACATGAAGGTGCACAGCCAGGGCCCTCACCATGTCTGTGAGCTCTGCAACAAAG gcTTCACCACAGCAGCATACCTGCGCATCCACGCGGTGAAGGACCACGGGCTCCAGGCCCCGCGGGCTGACCGCATCCTGTGCAAGCTGTGCAGCGTGCACTGCAAGACCCCTGCCCAGCTGGCCGGCCACATGCAGACCCATCTGGGGGGGGCCGCCCCCCCTGTCCCGGGAGACGCCCCCCAGCCACAGCCCACCTGCTGA